The following proteins are encoded in a genomic region of Streptomyces lunaelactis:
- the cobO gene encoding cob(I)yrinic acid a,c-diamide adenosyltransferase translates to MPQGQPSVVPDDGLTTRQRRNRPLVVVHTGVGKGKSTAAFGLALRAWNQGWPIGVFQFVKSAKWKVGEERALRVLGDSGEGGSVAWHKMGEGWSWVQRDIESSEDAAREGWEQVKRDLAAETYQLYVLDEFAYPMHWGWVDTDEVISVLRDRPGTQHVVITGRNAPAGLVGFADLVTDMSKVKHPMDAGQKGQRGIEW, encoded by the coding sequence ATGCCGCAAGGACAGCCGTCCGTCGTCCCGGACGACGGACTCACGACCCGCCAGCGGCGCAACCGGCCGCTCGTCGTCGTGCACACAGGGGTCGGCAAAGGGAAGTCGACGGCCGCCTTCGGGCTCGCGCTGCGCGCCTGGAACCAGGGCTGGCCGATCGGGGTGTTCCAGTTCGTGAAGTCCGCGAAGTGGAAGGTCGGCGAGGAGCGGGCGCTGCGGGTGCTGGGCGACTCCGGCGAGGGCGGTTCCGTCGCGTGGCACAAGATGGGCGAGGGCTGGTCCTGGGTGCAGCGCGACATCGAGTCGAGCGAGGACGCGGCGCGCGAGGGCTGGGAGCAGGTCAAGCGGGACCTGGCGGCCGAGACGTATCAGCTGTACGTGCTGGACGAGTTCGCGTACCCCATGCACTGGGGGTGGGTGGACACCGACGAGGTGATCTCGGTGCTGCGGGACCGGCCGGGGACGCAGCATGTGGTGATCACCGGGCGCAACGCGCCTGCCGGGCTGGTCGGCTTCGCGGATCTCGTCACCGACATGTCGAAGGTCAAGCACCCGATGGACGCCGGTCAGAAGGGGCAGCGGGGCATCGAGTGGTAG
- a CDS encoding putative cobaltochelatase — protein MSTPYPFTAIVGMDDLRLGLLLNAVSPAVGGVLVRGEKGTAKSTAVRALAALIPAVPVVPGCRFSCDPASPDPACPDGPHEPGGGTARAARMVELPVGASEDRLVGALDIERALAEGVKAFEPGLLADAHRGILYVDEVNLLHDHLVDLLLDAAAMGASYVEREGVSVRHAARFLLVGTMNPEEGELRPQLLDRFGLTVEVAASREPDQRVEVVRRRLAYDDDPAGFATRWADEESALRSRIVAARALLPEVRLGDGALRQIAATCAAFEVDGMRADIVMARTATALAAWAGRTDVLAEDVRQAALLALPHRRRRNPFDAPGLDEDRLDDTLQEFGGEDESDDDPDPDGPGGGGGQPPQGGPGTPPQGDAGQGDTPARPQESEGGEPQSAGGGEQQPVRAAEPYRTKMLSVPGLGEGAAGRRSRARTEHGRTTGARRPQGALTKLHLAATVQAAAPHQRARGRSGRGLVVRRDDLRQANREGREGNLVLFVVDASGSMAARQRMSAVKGAVLSLLLDAYQRRDKVGLVTFRGKDAEVALPPTSSVEAAAVRLEKLPTGGRTPLAAGLLKAHDVLRVERMRDPSRRPLLVVVTDGRATGGVDPVALAARAARLHCAEGTAAIVVDCETGPVRLGLAGTLAGDLGGTAVTLDELRADSIAGLVKDVHTARRVA, from the coding sequence ATGAGCACCCCGTACCCCTTCACCGCGATCGTCGGCATGGACGACCTGCGGCTGGGCCTTCTACTCAACGCCGTGTCCCCCGCCGTCGGTGGTGTCCTCGTGCGGGGGGAGAAGGGGACCGCCAAGTCCACCGCCGTCCGCGCCCTTGCGGCGTTGATACCGGCGGTTCCGGTCGTCCCCGGATGCCGGTTCTCGTGTGACCCCGCTTCGCCCGATCCCGCCTGCCCCGACGGTCCGCACGAGCCCGGTGGCGGCACCGCGCGGGCCGCGCGGATGGTCGAGTTGCCCGTCGGGGCGTCCGAGGACCGGCTCGTCGGGGCGCTCGACATCGAGCGGGCGCTGGCCGAGGGCGTGAAGGCCTTCGAGCCCGGGCTGCTCGCCGACGCGCACCGCGGGATTCTCTATGTGGACGAGGTCAACCTCCTCCATGACCACCTCGTCGACCTGCTGCTCGACGCGGCCGCCATGGGCGCCTCGTACGTCGAGCGCGAGGGTGTCTCGGTGCGGCATGCCGCGCGCTTTCTGCTCGTCGGGACCATGAACCCCGAAGAGGGCGAGCTGCGGCCGCAGTTGCTGGACCGCTTCGGGCTGACCGTCGAGGTCGCTGCCTCGCGCGAGCCCGATCAGCGGGTGGAGGTCGTGCGGCGGCGGCTCGCGTACGACGACGATCCGGCGGGATTCGCCACCCGGTGGGCGGACGAGGAGTCCGCGCTGCGCTCGCGCATCGTCGCCGCGCGCGCCCTGCTGCCCGAGGTCCGGCTCGGGGACGGTGCGCTGCGGCAGATCGCCGCGACCTGCGCGGCGTTCGAGGTGGACGGCATGCGCGCCGACATCGTGATGGCCCGGACGGCGACCGCGCTCGCAGCGTGGGCGGGGCGTACGGACGTACTCGCCGAGGACGTACGGCAGGCCGCGCTGCTGGCGCTCCCCCACCGGCGGCGGCGCAATCCCTTCGACGCTCCCGGGCTCGACGAGGACAGACTCGACGACACGCTGCAGGAGTTCGGCGGCGAGGACGAGAGCGACGACGATCCGGACCCGGACGGTCCGGGCGGCGGCGGTGGGCAGCCGCCGCAGGGCGGGCCCGGCACTCCGCCGCAGGGCGATGCGGGGCAGGGCGACACACCCGCGCGGCCGCAGGAGTCGGAGGGCGGGGAGCCGCAGTCGGCGGGCGGTGGTGAGCAGCAGCCCGTACGGGCGGCCGAGCCGTACCGTACGAAGATGCTCAGCGTGCCCGGTCTCGGCGAGGGCGCGGCGGGGCGCAGGTCCCGTGCGCGGACCGAGCACGGGCGGACGACGGGCGCGCGGCGGCCCCAAGGGGCGCTCACCAAGCTGCACCTGGCGGCGACCGTGCAGGCCGCCGCACCGCATCAGCGGGCGCGCGGGCGCAGCGGCCGTGGCCTGGTGGTGCGCAGGGACGATCTGCGGCAGGCGAACCGCGAGGGGCGCGAGGGAAACCTGGTGCTGTTCGTGGTGGACGCGTCGGGGTCGATGGCGGCCCGGCAGCGGATGAGCGCGGTCAAGGGCGCGGTGCTTTCGCTGCTGCTCGACGCCTACCAGCGGCGCGACAAGGTCGGGCTGGTCACCTTCCGAGGGAAGGACGCGGAGGTGGCGCTGCCGCCGACCTCGTCGGTTGAGGCGGCCGCCGTCCGTCTGGAGAAGCTGCCGACGGGCGGCCGCACACCGCTGGCGGCCGGGCTGCTCAAGGCGCACGACGTACTGCGGGTGGAGCGTATGCGCGATCCGTCCAGGCGGCCGCTGCTGGTCGTGGTGACGGACGGCCGGGCGACGGGCGGGGTCGATCCGGTGGCGCTGGCCGCGCGGGCCGCGCGGCTGCACTGCGCCGAGGGGACGGCCGCGATCGTCGTGGACTGCGAAACCGGTCCCGTACGGCTCGGTCTTGCGGGCACACTCGCCGGCGATCTCGGCGGCACCGCCGTCACCCTCGACGAGCTGCGCGCCGACTCCATCGCCGGGCTCGTCAAGGACGTTCACACTGCCAGGAGGGTCGCGTAA